The Streptomyces aurantiacus genome includes a region encoding these proteins:
- a CDS encoding cystathionine beta-synthase produces MQFHDSMISLVGNTPLVRLNSVTAGIQATVLAKVEYFNPGGSVKDRIAVRMIEAAEKSGALQPGGTIVEPTSGNTGVGLAIVAQQKGYKCIFVCPDKVSTDKINVLRAYGAEVVVCPTAVDPEHPDSYYNVSDRLVKETPGAWKPDQYSNPHNPLSHYHSTGPELWEQTEGRITHFVTGVGTGGTISGTGRYLKDASDGKVQVVGADPEGSVYSGGSGRPYLVEGVGEDFWPTAYDRTVADEIVAVSDKDSFQMTRRLAKEEGLLVGGSCGMAVVAALRVAERLGPDDVVVVLLPDSGRGYLSKIFNDEWMADYGFLEDEGPSARVADVLSDKVHGAMPSLVHMHPDETVGEAIEVLREYGVSQMPIVKPGAGHPDVMAAEVVGSVVERELLDALFTQRASLSDPLEKHMSAPLPQVGSGEPVGDLMTVLGGADAAIVLVEGKPTGVVSRQDLLSFLAKGGRQ; encoded by the coding sequence GTGCAATTCCACGACTCGATGATCAGTCTCGTCGGCAACACCCCGCTGGTGAGGCTCAACAGCGTGACCGCCGGCATCCAGGCGACCGTCCTCGCGAAGGTCGAGTACTTCAACCCCGGCGGCTCCGTGAAGGACCGCATCGCCGTGCGCATGATCGAGGCCGCCGAGAAGAGCGGCGCGCTCCAGCCGGGTGGCACGATCGTCGAGCCGACCAGCGGCAACACGGGTGTGGGCCTCGCCATCGTGGCCCAGCAGAAGGGCTACAAGTGCATCTTCGTGTGCCCCGACAAGGTGAGCACCGACAAGATCAACGTGCTGCGGGCCTACGGGGCCGAGGTCGTCGTCTGCCCCACCGCCGTCGACCCCGAGCACCCCGACTCGTACTACAACGTCTCCGACCGGCTCGTGAAGGAGACGCCCGGAGCCTGGAAGCCCGACCAGTACTCCAACCCCCACAATCCCCTCTCGCACTATCACTCCACCGGCCCCGAGCTGTGGGAGCAGACGGAGGGGCGCATCACCCACTTCGTCACGGGCGTGGGGACCGGCGGCACCATCTCCGGCACCGGGCGCTACCTCAAGGACGCCAGTGACGGGAAGGTCCAGGTCGTCGGCGCCGACCCCGAGGGGTCCGTCTACTCCGGCGGGTCCGGGCGGCCGTATCTCGTCGAGGGCGTCGGCGAGGACTTCTGGCCGACGGCGTACGACCGGACGGTCGCCGACGAGATCGTCGCGGTCTCGGACAAGGACTCCTTCCAGATGACCCGGCGGCTGGCCAAGGAGGAGGGCCTCCTCGTCGGCGGCTCCTGCGGCATGGCCGTCGTCGCCGCGCTGCGGGTGGCCGAGCGGCTCGGGCCCGACGACGTCGTGGTCGTCCTCCTCCCCGACAGCGGGCGCGGCTACCTCAGCAAGATCTTCAACGACGAGTGGATGGCCGACTACGGCTTCCTGGAGGACGAGGGCCCCAGCGCGCGGGTCGCCGACGTCCTCAGCGACAAGGTGCACGGCGCCATGCCCTCCCTCGTCCACATGCACCCGGACGAGACGGTCGGCGAGGCGATCGAGGTGCTGCGCGAGTACGGCGTCTCGCAGATGCCCATCGTCAAGCCGGGCGCCGGACACCCGGACGTGATGGCCGCCGAGGTCGTGGGCTCCGTCGTCGAACGGGAACTGCTCGACGCCCTGTTCACCCAGCGGGCCTCGCTCTCCGACCCGCTGGAGAAGCACATGTCGGCGCCGCTGCCCCAGGTCGGCTCCGGTGAGCCGGTCGGCGACCTGATGACCGTGCTCGGCGGGGCCGACGCGGCGATCGTCCTGGTCGAGGGCAAGCCCACCGGAGTCGTCAGCCGACAGGACCTGCTGTCCTTCCTGGCCAAGGGTGGTCGACAGTAG
- a CDS encoding SGNH/GDSL hydrolase family protein translates to MTSLSRARVARRIAAGAAYGGGGIGLLGAATVGVVLAEVQLAKRQVGNGHSPRPPSADGLYGYVYAGSQGPLRLTMLGDSTAAGQGVHRARQTPGALIASGLAAVAERPVRLRNVALPGAQSDDLDRQVVLALGDPDGVPEVCVIMVGANDVTHRMPPTRSVRHLSAAVRRLRTAGAEVVVGTCPDLGSIEPVQQPLRWLAKRASRQLAAAQTIGTVEQGGRTVSLGDLLGPEFAANPRELFGPDNYHPSAEGYATAAMAVLPSVCAALGLWPADEERPDVSRREGFLPVARAAAEAASEPGTEVAAAMPTGPRGPWALLKRRRRRRVPATDPAPTSA, encoded by the coding sequence ATGACGAGTTTGTCGAGAGCGAGGGTGGCACGGCGGATCGCCGCGGGCGCGGCGTACGGCGGCGGCGGGATCGGGCTGCTGGGCGCGGCGACGGTCGGCGTGGTGCTGGCCGAGGTGCAGCTGGCGAAGCGGCAGGTGGGAAACGGGCACAGCCCCCGTCCGCCGAGCGCGGACGGACTGTACGGGTATGTGTACGCCGGCTCGCAGGGCCCGTTGCGCCTGACGATGCTCGGTGATTCGACGGCGGCCGGGCAGGGCGTGCACCGGGCCCGGCAGACACCGGGAGCGCTGATCGCGTCCGGGCTCGCCGCGGTGGCGGAACGGCCGGTGCGGCTGCGGAACGTGGCTCTGCCGGGCGCCCAGTCCGACGACCTCGACCGCCAGGTCGTCCTGGCTCTCGGGGACCCGGACGGGGTGCCCGAGGTATGCGTGATCATGGTCGGCGCGAACGACGTGACGCACCGGATGCCGCCGACGCGGTCGGTCCGGCACCTCTCGGCGGCGGTACGCAGACTCCGCACGGCGGGTGCCGAGGTGGTCGTCGGCACCTGTCCCGACCTGGGCTCCATCGAGCCGGTCCAGCAGCCGTTGCGGTGGCTGGCGAAGCGCGCCTCCCGTCAGCTGGCGGCCGCGCAGACCATCGGCACGGTCGAGCAGGGCGGGCGGACGGTGTCGCTGGGCGACCTGCTGGGGCCGGAGTTCGCGGCGAACCCGCGGGAGCTGTTCGGCCCCGACAACTACCACCCCTCGGCGGAGGGGTACGCGACGGCGGCGATGGCCGTGCTGCCCTCGGTCTGTGCCGCGCTGGGCCTGTGGCCCGCGGACGAGGAGCGCCCGGACGTCTCCCGCCGCGAGGGCTTCCTGCCCGTGGCACGAGCCGCCGCGGAGGCGGCTTCGGAGCCGGGCACGGAGGTGGCGGCCGCGATGCCCACGGGCCCGCGCGGCCCCTGGGCCCTCCTCAAACGCCGCCGCCGCCGGCGCGTCCCAGCCACAGACCCGGCCCCCACATCAGCCTGA
- a CDS encoding acetyl-CoA C-acetyltransferase translates to MPEAVIVSTARSPIGRAFKGSLKDLRPDDLTATIIQAALAKVPELDPRDIDDLMLGCGLPGGEQGNNLGRIVAVQMGMDHLPGCTITRYCSSSLQTSRMALHAIKAGEGDVFISAGVELVSRFTKGNSDSLPDTHNPFFAEAEARTAEVAASEGASWHDPREDGVVPDAYIAMGQTAENLARIKGVTRQDMDEFGVRSQNLAEEAVKNGFWEREITPVTTPDGTVVSKDDGPRAGVTLDGVQGLKPVFRPDGMVTAANCCPLNDGAAALVIMSDTKARELGLTPLARIVSTGVTGLSPEIMGLGPVEASKQALSRAGLTVGDIDLFEINEAFAAQVIPSYRDLDIPLEKLNVNGGAIAVGHPFGMTGARITGTLINSLQFHDKQFGLETMCVGGGQGMAMVIERLS, encoded by the coding sequence ATGCCCGAAGCCGTGATCGTCTCGACCGCCCGCTCCCCCATCGGCCGCGCCTTCAAGGGTTCCCTCAAGGACCTGCGCCCCGACGACCTGACCGCGACCATCATCCAGGCGGCCCTCGCCAAGGTCCCGGAGCTCGACCCGAGGGACATCGACGACCTGATGCTCGGCTGCGGCCTCCCCGGCGGCGAGCAGGGCAACAACCTCGGCCGCATCGTCGCCGTGCAGATGGGCATGGACCACCTCCCCGGCTGCACGATCACCCGTTACTGTTCCTCGTCGCTCCAGACGAGCCGTATGGCCCTGCACGCCATCAAGGCCGGCGAGGGCGACGTCTTCATCTCGGCGGGCGTCGAGCTGGTCTCCCGCTTCACGAAGGGCAACTCCGACAGCCTGCCCGACACGCACAACCCGTTCTTCGCGGAGGCGGAGGCCCGCACCGCGGAGGTCGCCGCGAGCGAGGGCGCCTCCTGGCACGACCCGCGCGAGGACGGCGTCGTCCCGGACGCGTACATCGCGATGGGCCAGACCGCGGAGAACCTCGCCCGCATCAAGGGCGTCACCCGCCAGGACATGGACGAGTTCGGCGTCCGCTCGCAGAACCTCGCCGAGGAAGCCGTCAAGAACGGCTTCTGGGAGCGCGAGATCACCCCGGTGACCACGCCGGACGGCACGGTCGTCAGCAAGGACGACGGCCCGCGCGCCGGCGTCACGCTCGACGGCGTCCAGGGCCTCAAGCCGGTCTTCCGCCCCGACGGCATGGTCACGGCGGCCAACTGCTGCCCCCTCAACGACGGCGCCGCCGCCCTCGTGATCATGTCCGACACGAAGGCCCGCGAGCTCGGCCTGACCCCGCTGGCCCGGATCGTCTCGACCGGCGTCACCGGGCTCTCCCCCGAGATCATGGGCCTCGGCCCGGTGGAGGCGTCGAAGCAGGCCCTGTCCCGCGCCGGTCTGACCGTCGGCGACATCGACCTGTTCGAGATCAACGAGGCGTTCGCCGCCCAGGTGATCCCCTCCTACCGCGACCTGGACATCCCGCTGGAGAAGCTGAACGTGAACGGCGGCGCCATCGCGGTCGGCCACCCCTTCGGCATGACCGGCGCCCGCATCACCGGCACGCTCATCAACTCGCTCCAGTTCCACGACAAGCAGTTCGGCCTGGAGACGATGTGCGTGGGCGGCGGCCAGGGCATGGCGATGGTCATCGAGCGCCTGAGCTAG